In Deferribacter desulfuricans SSM1, the following are encoded in one genomic region:
- a CDS encoding RelA/SpoT family protein, which translates to MPEDKKTVRLLDIQEKLVKNGITDLEKLHKAYVYAATKHRGQLRKSGEPYLSHPLNVAYILAEMNMDLDTVVAGLLHDTLEDTDATYEELVNLFGEDVAFLVDGVSKIGKINFKSHEEKQAEAFRKMLISMSKDIRVIVIKLADRLHNMRTINFLPEEKKKRIAKETLEIYAPLAHRLGIAWIKWELEDLSFRILNPEAYYDIYNKVKLKRSEREQYLKEVINIVKEVLEKEGIKAEVTGRPKHFYSIYTKMIRKKTSFDEIYDLLALRVLVNTVGECYAVLGIIHNLWKPIQGRIKDYIAMPKSNMYQSLHTTVIGPRGMKVEFQIRTYEMHRIAEEGIAAHWKYKEGKVFDPKEDTTFIWLRQLLEQKDLKDPKEFVEALKEDVLPIQIYVFTPNGDIVELPVGSTPIDFAYAIHTEVGHRCVGAKVDGRMVSLKYKLKNGEKVEILTSPNQEPRRDWLNIVKTNRAKTRIRSYLRKKEEDKALEIGKQLLDKIFKENNLVFDDIVKDKSNLNKILEKFSLRDYDDLIKSVGYGRLSPKQVVHLFSKKDETTTPQISKRTHRKDPFIIDGIEDMMIKIAQCCKPLPGDKIKGYITRGRGIVVHKEDCKNFKNIAIDENRVIDVQWNVDKNFKMSVKIDSITEDRPGILSEIANVIKDMGINIVEFSARPIMKGKARQVFSVEVNDKNQLNRLITKIKSIPGVENIKIL; encoded by the coding sequence ATGCCTGAAGATAAAAAAACCGTCAGATTATTAGATATTCAAGAAAAGCTTGTTAAAAATGGTATTACTGATCTTGAAAAACTTCACAAGGCTTATGTATATGCAGCAACAAAGCATCGAGGCCAGCTTAGAAAAAGTGGAGAACCATACCTTTCTCATCCATTAAATGTGGCTTACATATTAGCTGAAATGAATATGGATCTTGATACCGTGGTTGCTGGGCTTTTGCATGATACTTTAGAAGATACAGATGCTACCTATGAAGAGCTTGTAAACCTATTTGGTGAGGATGTAGCTTTTTTAGTTGATGGTGTTTCAAAAATTGGAAAGATAAATTTTAAATCTCACGAAGAGAAGCAAGCTGAAGCTTTTAGAAAAATGCTGATATCCATGTCTAAGGATATCAGAGTTATTGTTATAAAGCTTGCAGATAGACTCCATAATATGAGGACAATAAATTTTCTCCCTGAAGAAAAGAAGAAAAGGATAGCAAAGGAGACTCTTGAAATATATGCTCCACTTGCTCATAGGTTAGGTATTGCATGGATAAAGTGGGAGCTGGAAGATTTATCTTTTAGAATTTTAAATCCTGAAGCTTATTATGACATTTATAATAAAGTTAAACTTAAAAGAAGTGAAAGGGAGCAGTATTTAAAAGAGGTTATCAATATAGTTAAAGAAGTTTTAGAGAAAGAAGGGATAAAAGCAGAGGTTACTGGAAGGCCTAAGCACTTTTATAGTATATATACTAAAATGATACGTAAAAAAACATCTTTTGATGAAATTTATGATTTGCTTGCTTTAAGAGTGTTGGTTAACACTGTGGGTGAATGCTATGCGGTGTTGGGGATTATTCACAATCTATGGAAGCCAATTCAGGGGAGGATTAAAGATTATATAGCTATGCCAAAATCTAATATGTATCAGTCTTTACATACTACAGTAATTGGTCCAAGAGGTATGAAGGTTGAATTTCAAATTAGAACTTATGAAATGCATAGAATAGCAGAAGAGGGTATTGCTGCTCACTGGAAGTATAAAGAGGGTAAAGTATTTGATCCTAAAGAGGATACTACATTTATTTGGCTGAGACAACTTTTAGAGCAGAAAGATCTCAAAGATCCAAAAGAGTTTGTAGAGGCATTAAAAGAGGATGTATTGCCAATACAGATTTATGTTTTTACTCCAAATGGGGATATTGTAGAGTTGCCAGTTGGTTCTACACCTATTGATTTCGCTTATGCAATACATACAGAAGTGGGGCATCGTTGTGTAGGAGCAAAAGTTGATGGAAGGATGGTATCTCTAAAGTATAAGTTGAAAAATGGTGAAAAGGTTGAAATTTTAACATCTCCAAATCAAGAGCCTCGTAGAGATTGGTTGAATATTGTCAAAACAAATAGAGCAAAAACTAGAATAAGAAGTTATTTGCGCAAGAAAGAAGAAGATAAAGCTTTGGAGATTGGTAAGCAACTTTTAGACAAAATATTTAAAGAGAATAATCTTGTTTTTGATGATATTGTAAAAGATAAAAGCAATTTGAATAAAATATTAGAAAAATTTAGCTTACGAGATTATGATGATTTAATAAAATCTGTAGGGTATGGCAGGCTTTCTCCTAAGCAAGTAGTGCATCTTTTTTCAAAAAAAGATGAGACTACAACTCCTCAGATATCAAAGAGAACACATAGAAAAGATCCTTTCATAATAGACGGTATTGAAGATATGATGATAAAGATTGCTCAATGTTGCAAACCGTTGCCAGGTGATAAGATAAAAGGGTATATCACAAGAGGAAGAGGGATTGTTGTCCATAAAGAAGACTGTAAGAATTTTAAAAACATAGCAATTGATGAAAACAGAGTAATTGATGTTCAGTGGAATGTGGATAAAAATTTTAAAATGTCTGTTAAAATTGATTCTATTACTGAGGATAGACCTGGAATACTGAGTGAAATTGCAAATGTGATAAAGGATATGGGTATAAACATTGTTGAGTTCTCTGCAAGACCAATAATGAAGGGGAAAGCAAGACAGGTATTTAGTGTTGAAGTTAATGATAAAAATCAGCTTAATAGATTAATAACTAAGATTAAATCTATCCCAGGTGTAGAAAATATAAAAATTTTATAA
- a CDS encoding YdcF family protein, whose product MFIVKKFITYFLIPPGVFILINLILAFLTKEKLIKRFLIFSALIIYFLSISPTKDILLYPLIVKFEDKKCSDFDAVVILGGGVYADGELKEDSLKRLVEGYLIAKKANKPIILSGGKVFKNLEPESLIMRNKLLNLGFDGEIFIDDTSKDTNENATFVKKIIAANNFNKVLLITSGYHAMRSKMLFEKHGINSCVVLVDKKIDKKYNFVDFLPVASNLHTISKVIKEYLGILYYSMK is encoded by the coding sequence ATGTTTATTGTAAAGAAATTTATTACATATTTTTTGATACCACCAGGTGTTTTTATTTTAATCAATTTGATATTAGCTTTTTTGACAAAAGAAAAATTAATCAAAAGGTTTTTAATTTTTTCAGCTTTAATAATTTATTTTCTATCAATTAGCCCAACAAAAGATATTTTACTTTACCCTCTTATTGTAAAGTTTGAAGATAAGAAATGCAGTGACTTTGATGCTGTAGTAATATTGGGTGGGGGTGTTTATGCTGATGGTGAGTTAAAAGAGGATTCTTTGAAAAGATTGGTAGAGGGTTATCTTATTGCCAAAAAAGCAAATAAACCGATTATTCTTTCAGGTGGCAAAGTTTTTAAAAATTTAGAGCCGGAATCATTGATAATGAGAAATAAACTTCTCAATTTAGGATTTGATGGTGAAATTTTTATTGATGATACAAGTAAAGATACAAATGAAAATGCTACTTTTGTTAAGAAAATTATTGCTGCAAACAATTTTAATAAAGTCCTTCTCATTACTTCAGGATATCATGCAATGAGAAGCAAGATGTTGTTTGAAAAACATGGAATAAATAGTTGTGTTGTTTTGGTGGATAAAAAGATTGATAAAAAATATAATTTTGTGGATTTTTTACCGGTAGCTTCTAATTTACATACAATTTCAAAAGTAATCAAAGAATATTTGGGGATTTTATATTATTCTATGAAATAA
- the tsf gene encoding translation elongation factor Ts: protein MAQITAALVKELREKTGAGMMDCKKALQETDGNIEKAIEYLRKKGLADAAKKAGRVAAEGLVASYIHGGGKIGVLVEINCETDFVARTDEFKELCHDIAMHICASNPLYVSKEEVPQEVIDKEKEIYIAKAKEQGKPDHIIEKIVEGQVRKYLESICLLDQPFVKNPDLTVSQYIAEKIAKIGENIKVRRFVRYQLGEGIEKKQENFVEEVMKQAKGN from the coding sequence ATGGCTCAAATAACAGCAGCATTAGTAAAAGAATTAAGAGAAAAAACTGGCGCAGGGATGATGGACTGTAAAAAAGCCCTGCAAGAAACAGATGGTAATATAGAAAAAGCTATCGAATATTTAAGAAAGAAAGGGCTTGCAGATGCAGCTAAAAAAGCTGGAAGAGTTGCTGCAGAAGGTTTGGTAGCCTCATACATCCACGGTGGTGGAAAAATAGGGGTTTTAGTTGAAATAAACTGTGAAACAGATTTTGTTGCAAGAACCGATGAGTTTAAAGAGCTTTGCCATGACATAGCTATGCATATTTGTGCTTCAAACCCTCTTTATGTATCAAAAGAGGAAGTTCCTCAAGAAGTTATAGACAAAGAAAAAGAGATTTATATAGCAAAAGCTAAAGAGCAGGGAAAACCAGATCATATAATTGAAAAAATTGTTGAAGGACAGGTGAGAAAATATCTAGAAAGCATCTGTCTTTTAGATCAACCATTTGTAAAAAACCCTGATTTGACTGTATCTCAATATATAGCTGAAAAAATCGCTAAAATAGGCGAAAATATAAAAGTTAGAAGATTTGTAAGATATCAACTGGGTGAGGGTATCGAAAAAAAGCAGGAAAATTTTGTGGAAGAGGTAATGAAGCAAGCAAAGGGGAACTAA